A single genomic interval of Sander lucioperca isolate FBNREF2018 chromosome 9, SLUC_FBN_1.2, whole genome shotgun sequence harbors:
- the camk2n1a gene encoding calcium/calmodulin-dependent protein kinase II inhibitor 1a, which produces MSEVLPYNEGKMSGYGADSEVSQMSFSCGLQDSSAFFAASQAKRPPKLGQIGRAKRVVIEDDRIDEVLKGMTDKSSPGV; this is translated from the exons ATGTCCGAGGTGCTGCCATACAACGAGGGGAAAATGAGCGGCTACGGGGCGGACAGCGAGGTCAGCCAGATGTCCTTTAGTTGCGGACTGCAGGACTCAAGCGCCTTTTTCGCTGCGTCGCAGGCGAAAAGACCCCCAAAGCTGGGACAGATCGGCCGAGCCAAGCGAG TGGTCATCGAGGATGACCGAATAGACGAGGTCCTGAAGGGGATGACAGACAAGTCTTCACCCGGCGTTTAA